The Rhinolophus ferrumequinum isolate MPI-CBG mRhiFer1 chromosome 4, mRhiFer1_v1.p, whole genome shotgun sequence genome has a window encoding:
- the GPR18 gene encoding N-arachidonyl glycine receptor encodes MTTSHNQVQPDFSNSSYPDEYKIAALAFYSCIFIIGLFVNVTALWVFSCTTKKRTTVTIYMMNVALLDLIFIMSLPFRMFYYAKGEWPFGEYFCQILGALTVFYPSIALWLLAFISADRYMAIVQPKYAKELKNTCKALLACVGVWIMTLTTTVPLLLLYEDPDKASTPATCLKISDIIHLKAINVLNFTRLIFFFLTPLFIMIGCYLVIIHNLLHGRTSKLKPKVKEKSIRIIITLLVQVLVCFTPFHICFAFLMLDGDDNSYNPWAAFTTFLMNLSTCLDVILYYIVSKQFQARVISVMLYRNYLRSVRRKSFRSGSLRSLSNINSEML; translated from the coding sequence ATGACTACCTCTCACAATCAAGTTCAACCTGACTTTTCTAACAGCTCATATCCAGATGAATACAAAATCGCAGCCCTTGCCTTCTACAGCTGTATCTTCATCATTGGATTATTTGTTAATGTCACTGCATTATGGGTTTTCAGTTGCACCACCAAGAAGAGAACCACTGTAACTATCTATATGATGAATGTGGCATTATTGGACTTAATATTTATAATGAGCTTGCCCTTTCGAATGTTTTATTACGCAAAAGGTGAATGGCCATTTGGAGAGTACTTCTGCCAGATTCTCGGGGCTCTCACGGTGTTTTATCCGAGTATTGCCCTATGGCTTCTTGCTTTTATTAGTGCTGACAGATACATGGCCATCGTGCAGCCAAAATATGCCAAAGAACTTAAAAACACGTGCAAAGCCCTGCTAGCGTGTGTGGGCGTCTGGATAATGACCCTGACAACCACCGTCCCACTCCTACTGCTCTATGAAGATCCAGATAAAGCCTCCACCCCCGCCACCTGCCTGAAGATTTCTGACATCATCCACTTGAAAGCGATTAACGTGCTGAACTTCACTcgactgatattttttttcttgactcctCTGTTCATCATGATTGGGTGCTACTTGGTCATTATTCATAATCTCCTTCACGGGAGGACATCTAAGCTGAAACCGAAAGTCAAGGAGAAGTCCATAAGGATCATCATCACGCTGCTGGTGCAGGTGCTCGTGTGCTTCACGCCCTTCCACATCTGCTTTGCTTTCCTGATGCTGGATGGGGACGACAACAGTTACAACCCCTGGGCGGCCTTTACCACCTTCCTGATGAACCTCAGCACCTGTCTGGATGTGATTCTCTACTACATTGTTTCAAAGCAATTTCAGGCTCGAGTCATCAGTGTCATGCTGTACCGCAACTACCTGCGGAGCGTGCGCAGAAAAAGCTTCCGGTCAGGCAGTTTGCGCTCACTAAGCAACATCAACAGTGAAATGTTATGA